Genomic segment of Rhodocaloribacter litoris:
GCCAGCCGGGGCGTGCGCTCAGGTCGGCGGGGATGCCCCAGTCGCCGTCGCCGGCGAGGTGACAGCCGAGGCGTCCGATGCCGTAGGCCAGCATCAGGCCGGGGGCCACGGCGTCGGCGACGGTCCAGACGGGCAGCCCTTTTTTGCGAACGTACCAGGCCACCCCGGCCGCCGCCACGATCAGCCCTCCGTAGAAGGTGAAGCCGCCCGTGGAAAAAAGCATCCCGAGCGGATCGGCCGCGAAGTCGCCCGGATTCTCCAGGATATGGAACAGCTTGGCACCGGCGAACCCACCGAAGACGGCGATGACGGTGAGGTTGCCCACGAGCAGGCCGGGCCGGACGCGCTGCAGGGTCTTCCGCACCCGGCTGCCTTTTTTCTCCCTGACCGGAAGGGGCACGGCGGGCAGCCGTCCCTCGGCATGGAGACGATCCAGCTCTTTCCGGCCGAGCCATGCGGCGACCAGAAAGGCCACGGCCACCATCGCGCCGAAG
This window contains:
- a CDS encoding prolipoprotein diacylglyceryl transferase, with protein sequence MYPRLSDLFSDLFGLELPVPIYSFGAMVAVAFLVAAWLGRKELDRLHAEGRLPAVPLPVREKKGSRVRKTLQRVRPGLLVGNLTVIAVFGGFAGAKLFHILENPGDFAADPLGMLFSTGGFTFYGGLIVAAAGVAWYVRKKGLPVWTVADAVAPGLMLAYGIGRLGCHLAGDGDWGIPADLSARPGWLPVWLWAETYPNNILGVDLSGAPVYPTPIYEFVAAALLFAVLWGLRRHPFLGGWLFSLYLVLNGLERFLIEQIRVNVRFDLFGLSVTQAEVLAVVLMAAGGFGLVRTWKRRAEAGVPAAMPQPAAEGG